One Solanum lycopersicum chromosome 2, SLM_r2.1 genomic region harbors:
- the LOC101266474 gene encoding uncharacterized protein, translated as MLRRRITSLLSSSSLQNVPIYGEPIKISQPIFTSSQKLPLLQFSQRPISSIGSLGCQFRRAYSLLSLNDLQDNKGSRKQKTRKGRGIGSGKGKTAGRGHKGQKARGTYKFGFEGGQTPLRRRVPKRGFKNPFSLTFQPVGLGKIANLINAGKIDSSELITMKTLKDSGAIGKQIEDGARLMGRGAELIQWPIHLEVSRVTARAKAAVEAAGGSVRRVHYNKLGLRALLKPEWFEKKGRLLPRPARPPPKLKDKVDSIGRLPAPTKPLPFVVEEAESVSAAPA; from the exons ATGTTGAGAAGAAGAATCACTTCACTACTATCATCGTCTTCACTCCAAAATGTTCCAATCTACGGCGAACCCATCAAGATTTCTCAACCCATATTCACATCTTCACAAAAGTTACCACTTTTGCAATTCTCTCAACGCCCCATCTCCAGCATTGGATCATTGGGGTGTCAGTTTCGCAGAGCTTACAGTCTTCTGAGCCTAAATGATTTGCAAGATAACAAAGGTTCTAGGAAGCAGAAGACTCGGAAGGGAAGAGGTATTGGGTCTGGTAAAGGGAAGACGGCGGGTCGTGGACATAAGGGTCAGAAAGCTAGAGGGACATATAAGTTCGGGTTTGAAGGTGGACAGACCCCACTTCGTCGCCGTGTGCCTAAACGTGGATTTAAGAACCCGTTCAGTCTCACATTTCAG CCAGTTGGGTTGGGAAAGATTGCAAATCTGATAAATGCTGGGAAGATTGACTCGTCAGAGTTGATCACAATGAAAACTCTAAAG GATTCCGGTGCAATAGGGAAGCAAATAGAAGATGGAGCCAGGTTGATGGGGCGTGGGGCTGAACTTATTCAATGGCCCATCCATCTAGAG GTTTCAAGGGTGACCGCTAGAGCTAAAGCAGCTGTGGAAGCAGCGGGTGGGTCTGTAAGGAGAGTGCATTACAACAAACTTGGGTTGCGGGCACTACTGAAGCCTGAGTGGTTTGAGAAAAAGGGCAGGTTGCTCCCGAGACCAGCAAGGCCTCCACCAAAACTGAAGGATAAGGTGGATAGCATTGGGCGGCTGCCTGCCCCAACCAAGCCACTTCCTTTTGTAGTTGAAGAGGCTGAGTCCGTGTCTGCTGCCCCGGCTTGA
- the PSY2 gene encoding phytoene synthase 2, chloroplastic isoform X2, whose protein sequence is MSVALLWVVSPNSEVSYGTGFLDSVREGNRGLESSRFPSRDRNSMWKGGFKKGGRQGWNFGFLNADLRYSCLGRSRTENGRSFSVQSSLVASPAGEMAVSSEKKVYEVVLKQAALVKRHLISTDDIQVKPDIVLPGNLGLLSEAYDRCGEVCAEYAKTFYLVWCRRTDELVDGPNASHITPQALDRWEARLEDIFNGRPFDMLDAALSDTVSRFPVDIQPFRDMVEGMRMDLWKSRYNNFDELYLYCYYVAGTVGLMSVPIMGIAPESKATTESVYNAALALGIANQLTNILRDVGEDARRGRVYLPQDELAQAGLSDEDIFAGKVTDKWRIFMKKQIQRARKFFDEAEKGVTELSSASRWPVLASLLLYRKILDEIEANDYNNFTRRAYVSKPKKLLTLPIAYARSLVPPKSTSSPLAKT, encoded by the exons ATGTCTGTTGCTTTGTTGTGGGTTGTTTCTCCGAATTCCGAGGTCTCATACGGGACAGGATTCTTGGATTCAGTCCGAGAAGGGAACCGGGGTTTGGAATCATCCAGGTTCCCATCTCGGGATAGGAATTCGATGTGGAAAGGAGGATTCAAGAAAGGTGGGAGACAGGGGTGGAATTTTGGGTTTTTAAATGCAGATTTGAGATATTCGTGTTTAGGAAGATCAAGAACTGAGAATGGAAGGAGTTTTTCTGTACAGTCTAGTTTGGTGGCTAGTCCAGCTGGAGAAATGGCTGTGTCATCAGAAAAAAAAGTGTATGAGGTGGTATTGAAGCAGGCAGCTTTAGTGAAGAGGCATCTGATATCTACTGATGACATACAAGTGAAGCCGGATATTGTTCTTCCGGGTAATTTGGGCTTGTTGAGTGAAGCATATGATCGTTGTGGCGAAGTATGTGCAGAGTATGCAAAGACATTTTACTTAG TGTGGTGCAGGAGAACTGATGAGCTTGTTGATGGCCCTAATGCATCACACATAACTCCACAAGCTTTAGATAGGTGGGAGGCAAGGCTGGAAGATATTTTTAACGGGCGGCCATTTGATATGCTTGATGCAGCTTTATCCGACACTGTTTCCAGATTTCCGGTTGATATTCAG CCATTCAGAGATATGGTTGAAGGAATGCGTATGGACTTGTGGAAATCCAGATACAACAACTTTGATGAGCTATATCTCTATTGTTACTATGTCGCTGGTACAGTAGGATTGATGAGTGTTCCAATTATGGGCATTGCACCTGAATCAAAGGCAACGACAGAGAGTGTATATAATGCAGCTTTGGCTTTAGGGATCGCAAATCAACTAACCAATATACTCAGAGATGTAGGAGAAGA TGCAAGAAGAGGAAGAGTATACTTACCTCAAGATGAATTAGCACAGGCAGGGCTCTCCGATGAAGACATATTTGCTGGAAAGGTGACTGATAAGTGGAGAATCTTTATGAAGAAGCAAATCCAGAGGGCAAGGAAATTCTTTGATGAGGCAGAGAAAGGTGTCACAGAACTGAGTTCTGCTAGTAGATGGCCG GTGTTGGCATCGTTGCTGTTATATCGCAAGATACTGGACGAGATTGAAGCAAACGACTACAACAACTTCACAAGGAGGGCTTATGTGAGCAAGCCAAAGAAGCTTCTGACGTTGCCCATTGCTTATGCAAGATCTCTAGTGCCCCCTAAGTCAACTTCTTCCCCACTAGCAAAGACATGA
- the LOC101265881 gene encoding glutathione S-transferase F11, with the protein MVVKVYGSAMAACPQRVMVCLIELGVDYELIHVDLDSLQQKKPDFLLLQPFGQVPVIEEGDFRLFESRAIIRYYAAKYEDKGKKLTGTTLEEKALVDQWLEVESNNYNDLVYNMVLQLLVFPKMGHKSDLIVVQKCANNLEKVFDIYEQRLSKSKYLAGDFFSLADLSHLPSLRFLMNEGGFAHLVTQRKYLHDWYLDISSRPSWSKVLDFMNLKKLEMLPGPPKEEVKV; encoded by the exons atggTAGTGAAAGTGTATGGTTCAGCAATGGCTGCATGTCCACAAAGGGTCATGGTTTGTCTTATAGAATTGGGAGTCGATTATGAACTTATACATGTTGATCTTGATTCTCTCCAGCAGAAAAAACCTGATTTCTTGCTTTTACAG CCATTTGGACAGGTTCCTGTCATTGAAGAGGGCGATTTCAGGCTTTTCG AATCTAGAGCAATAATAAGGTACTATGCAGCAAAATATGAAGACAAGGGAAAGAAACTAACCGGAACGACATTGGAAGAAAAAGCTCTAGTAGATCAATGGCTAGAAGTGGAATCCAACAACTACAATGACTTGGTATACAACATGGTACTCCAACTCCTCGTATTCCCTAAAATGGGACACAAAAGTGACTTGATCGTCGTACAAAAATGTGCCAACAATTTAGAGAAAGTGTTCGATATCTATGAACAAAGGTTGTCCAAGAGTAAATACTTAGCAGGAGATTTTTTCTCCTTAGCTGATCTAAGCCACCTCCCTAGCCTTAGATTTTTGATGAATGAAGGTGGCTTTGCACATTTGGTGACTCAAAGGAAGTATTTGCATGATTGGTATTTGGATATTTCAAGTAGGCCTTCTTGGAGCAAAGTGTTGGACTTCAtgaatttgaagaaattagagatGTTACCCGGCCCACctaaagaagaagtaaaagttTAA
- the PSY2 gene encoding phytoene synthase 2, chloroplastic, protein MSVALLWVVSPNSEVSYGTGFLDSVREGNRGLESSRFPSRDRNSMWKGGFKKGGRQGWNFGFLNADLRYSCLGRSRTENGRSFSVQSSLVASPAGEMAVSSEKKVYEVVLKQAALVKRHLISTDDIQVKPDIVLPGNLGLLSEAYDRCGEVCAEYAKTFYLGTMLMTPDRRRAIWAIYVWCRRTDELVDGPNASHITPQALDRWEARLEDIFNGRPFDMLDAALSDTVSRFPVDIQPFRDMVEGMRMDLWKSRYNNFDELYLYCYYVAGTVGLMSVPIMGIAPESKATTESVYNAALALGIANQLTNILRDVGEDARRGRVYLPQDELAQAGLSDEDIFAGKVTDKWRIFMKKQIQRARKFFDEAEKGVTELSSASRWPVLASLLLYRKILDEIEANDYNNFTRRAYVSKPKKLLTLPIAYARSLVPPKSTSSPLAKT, encoded by the exons ATGTCTGTTGCTTTGTTGTGGGTTGTTTCTCCGAATTCCGAGGTCTCATACGGGACAGGATTCTTGGATTCAGTCCGAGAAGGGAACCGGGGTTTGGAATCATCCAGGTTCCCATCTCGGGATAGGAATTCGATGTGGAAAGGAGGATTCAAGAAAGGTGGGAGACAGGGGTGGAATTTTGGGTTTTTAAATGCAGATTTGAGATATTCGTGTTTAGGAAGATCAAGAACTGAGAATGGAAGGAGTTTTTCTGTACAGTCTAGTTTGGTGGCTAGTCCAGCTGGAGAAATGGCTGTGTCATCAGAAAAAAAAGTGTATGAGGTGGTATTGAAGCAGGCAGCTTTAGTGAAGAGGCATCTGATATCTACTGATGACATACAAGTGAAGCCGGATATTGTTCTTCCGGGTAATTTGGGCTTGTTGAGTGAAGCATATGATCGTTGTGGCGAAGTATGTGCAGAGTATGCAAAGACATTTTACTTAG GAACCATGCTAATGACTCCAGACAGAAGAAGAGCTATCTGGGCAATATATG TGTGGTGCAGGAGAACTGATGAGCTTGTTGATGGCCCTAATGCATCACACATAACTCCACAAGCTTTAGATAGGTGGGAGGCAAGGCTGGAAGATATTTTTAACGGGCGGCCATTTGATATGCTTGATGCAGCTTTATCCGACACTGTTTCCAGATTTCCGGTTGATATTCAG CCATTCAGAGATATGGTTGAAGGAATGCGTATGGACTTGTGGAAATCCAGATACAACAACTTTGATGAGCTATATCTCTATTGTTACTATGTCGCTGGTACAGTAGGATTGATGAGTGTTCCAATTATGGGCATTGCACCTGAATCAAAGGCAACGACAGAGAGTGTATATAATGCAGCTTTGGCTTTAGGGATCGCAAATCAACTAACCAATATACTCAGAGATGTAGGAGAAGA TGCAAGAAGAGGAAGAGTATACTTACCTCAAGATGAATTAGCACAGGCAGGGCTCTCCGATGAAGACATATTTGCTGGAAAGGTGACTGATAAGTGGAGAATCTTTATGAAGAAGCAAATCCAGAGGGCAAGGAAATTCTTTGATGAGGCAGAGAAAGGTGTCACAGAACTGAGTTCTGCTAGTAGATGGCCG GTGTTGGCATCGTTGCTGTTATATCGCAAGATACTGGACGAGATTGAAGCAAACGACTACAACAACTTCACAAGGAGGGCTTATGTGAGCAAGCCAAAGAAGCTTCTGACGTTGCCCATTGCTTATGCAAGATCTCTAGTGCCCCCTAAGTCAACTTCTTCCCCACTAGCAAAGACATGA
- the LOC101266180 gene encoding protein SET DOMAIN GROUP 40 yields MEEAEELNLKSFLKWAAELGISDSPSTCITQSDSCLGNTLCVANFPKAGGRGLAAVRDIKKGELILRVPKGALMTSQNLMMNDVAFSISVKNHPSLSSAQILAVGLLNEANKGKSSRWWPYLKQFPRSYDTLADFGKFEIQALQIDDAIWVAQKASRKAEQEWNEVTQLMHELKLKPQFLALKAWLWASGSISSRTMHIPWDEAGCLCPVGDFFNYAAPEEETSIYEDQGAGKPYFMQENSTLKSETELDSTTRLIDAGYEKDVSSYHFYARRNYRKGDQVLLSYGTYTNLELLQHYGFLLTENPNDKAFIPLEPDMYSLCSWDNESLYIHPDGKPSFALLSTLRFWAVPKTSRKSVVHLVYSGNRLSTESEVVAMRWLIMKCRTTLEVLQTTAPEDCRLLNILYKFQDIHKFPEVKEIPPPLASELCAFIEKNKNVASEGICSLSSVARRSTERWKLAILWRYLYKQILCSCIIHCSAVIYYLGVDR; encoded by the exons ATGGAAGAAGCTGAAGAATTGAACCTGAAGAGCTTTCTGAAATGGGCAGCGGAGCTGGGAATATCAGATTCTCCTTCAACTTGTATAACCCAATCAGATTCATGTTTGGGAAACACCCTTTGTGTCGCTAATTTCCCTAAAGCCGGAGG GAGAGGCTTAGCAGCTGTTCGTGATATTAAGAAAGGGGAATTGATTCTTAGAGTTCCAAAGGGAGCGCTAATGACTAGTCAAAATCTTATGATGAACGATGTGGCATTCTCCATTTCTGTCAAGAATCACCCTTCTCTGTCCTCCGCACAG ATATTGGCTGTTGGATTGTTAAATGAAGCGAACAAGGGTAAGAGTTCTAGATGGTGGCCCTATCTAAAACAGTTTCCCCGCAGCTATGACACACTTGCGGATTTTGGCAAATTCGAGATACAAGCATTGCAA ATTGATGATGCCATATGGGTTGCACAAAAGGCTTCTAGGAAGGCTGAACAGGAGTGGAATGAAGTGACTCAGCTTATGCATGAACTGAAGCTCAAGCCACAATTCCTTGCTCTTAAGGCATGGCTCTGGGCCTCTGGTTCT ATATCCTCGCGGACCATGCATATACCTTGGGATGAAGCTGGATGTTTATGTCCTGTGGGAGATTTCTTCAATTATGCAGCACCTGAAGAGGAAACATCTATTTATGAAGATCAAGGTGCTGGAAAGCCTTATTTTATGCAAGAAAACAGTACACTTAAATCAGAAACTGAATTGGATTCTACCACTAGGCTAATAGATGCTGGATATGAGAAAGACGTTTCTTCATACCATTTCTATGCTAGAAGAAACTACCGGAAAGGAGACCAG GTTCTTCTAAGCTACGGAACCTACACCAATCTGGAGCTTCTACAACACTATGGATTTCTTCTGACTGAGAACCCAAATGACAAGGCCTTTATACCTTTAGAACCAGATATGTATTCTCTCTGCTCATGGGATAATGAGTCACTATACATTCATCCAGATGGGAAGCCATCCTTTGCACTACTATCAACATTGCGATTCTGGGCAGTCCCTAAAACCAGTCGCAAATCTGTTGTACACCTTGTTTATTCAGGGAACAGACTTTCAACAGAGAGTGAAGTTGTTGCAATGAGATGGCTAATTATGAAATGCAGAACCACATTGGAAGTTCTTCAAACAACTGCTCCAGAAGATTGTAGGTTGCTCAACATCCTATATAAGTTTCAAGACATTCATAAATTCCCCGAGGTCAAAGAGATACCACCACCCCTTGCTAGTGAGCTTTGtgcttttattgaaaaaaacaaGAATGTGGCCAGTGAAGGAATTTGCTCCTTGTCAAGTGTAGCTAGAAGGTCCACTGAGAGATGGAAATTAGCTATTCTGTGGAGGTATCTCTACAAGCAAATACTTTGCAGTTGCATTATACATTGTAGTGctgtaatttattatttaggGGTCGATCGGTAG
- the LOC101266782 gene encoding sucrose synthase 7-like, translated as MATTPALKRSESIADSMPEALRQSRYHMKRCFAKYIEQGKRMMKLHNLMDELEKVIDDPAERNHVLEGLLGYILCTTMEAAVVPPYIAFATRQNPGFWEYVKVNANDLSVDGITATEYLKFKEMIVDESWAKDEYALEIDFGAVDFSTPRLTLSSSIGNGLSYVSKFLTSKLNASSMSAQCLVDYLLTLNHQGDKLMINETLSTVAKLQAALVVAEASISSLPTDTPYQSFELRFKEWGFEKGWGDTAERVRDTMRTLSEVLQAPDPSNIEKFFGRVPTVFNIVLFSVHGYFGQADVLGLPDTGGQVVYVLDQVVAFEEELLQRIKQQGLNVKPQILVLTRLIPDAKGTKCNQELEPINNTKHSHILRVPFRTEKGVLNQWVSRFDIYPYLERYTQDASDKIIELMEGKPDLIIGNYTDGNLVASLMARKLGITLGTIAHALEKTKYEDSDIKLKELDPKYHFSCQFTADLIAMNSADFVITSTYQEIAGSKDRPGQYESHSAFTLPGLYRVASGINVFDPKFNIAAPGADQSVYFPYTEKQKRLTDFRPAIEKLLFSKVDNDEHIGYLEDRTKPILFTMARLDTVKNTTGLTEWFGKNKKLRSLVNLVVVGGSFDPTKSKDREEAAEIKKMHVLIEKYQLKGQIRWIAAQTDRYRNSELYRTIADSKGAFVQPALYEAFGLTVIEAMNCGLPTFATSQGGPAEIIVDGISGFHIDPNNGDESSNKIANFFQKCKEDPEHWNRISAQGLKRIYECYTWKIYANKVLNMGSIYTFWRTLYKDQKQAKQRYIDTFYNLEFRNLIKDVPIKIDEKTEGPKERPERVKVKPQLSQRRSQSRLQKLFGSSNSQS; from the exons ATGGCTACTACACCAGCCTTGAAGAGATCAGAGTCCATAGCTGATAGCATGCCAGAAGCCTTAAGGCAAAGCCGGTATCACATGAAGAGATGTTTTGCCAAATACATAGAGCAAGGCAAGAGGATGATGAAACTTCATAACTTGATGGATGAATTAGAGAAAGTGATTGATGATCCAGCTGAAAGGAACCATGTCTTGGAAGGCTTACTTGGTTACATTTTATGTACTACAATG GAGGCTGCAGTTGTTCCTCCCTACATTGCCTTTGCCACGAGACAGAATCCCGGGTTCTGGGAATATGTGAAAGTGAATGCTAATGATCTTTCTGTTGATGGTATTACAGCTACAGAGTACTTGAAATTCAAGGAAATGATAGTTGATGAAAGCTG GGCAAAAGATGAATATGCActggaaattgattttggagCAGTAGACTTCTCAACGCCTCGCCTGACACTATCTTCTTCAATCGGAAATGGTCTCAGTTATGTTTCCAAGTTTCTAACTTCAAAGCTAAATGCTAGCTCCATGAGTGCACAGTGTCTAGTTGACTACCTGCTCACGTTGAACCATCAAGGAGAT AAACTGATGATCAACGAGACACTCAGCACTGTCGCAAAGCTTCAGGCTGCATTGGTTGTAGCAGAAGCATCTATTTCTTCCTTACCAACTGATACACCATATCAGAGCTTTGAGCTAAG ATTCAAAGAGTGGGGTTTTGAGAAAGGCTGGGGTGATACAGCTGAAAGAGTCCGAGATACAATGAGAACACTTTCTGAGGTGCTTCAGGCACCAGATCCATCAAACATTGAGAAATTCTTTGGAAGGGTTCCGACTGTTTTCAATATTGTATTGTTCTCTGTTCATGGATACTTCGGCCAAGCTGATGTTCTTGGCTTGCCAGACACCGGTGGTCAG GTGGTTTATGTTTTGGATCAAGTTGTAGCTTTTGAAGAAGAATTGCTTCAAAGAATTAAACAGCAGGGGCTCAATGTTAAGCCTCAGATTCTTGTG TTAACCCGGCTGATCCCAGATGCAAAAGGAACAAAGTGCAACCAGGAACTAGAACCAATCAACAATACAAAGCATTCTCACATCCTCAGAGTTCCATTTAGGACAGAAAAAGGAGTGCTTAATCAATGGGTTTCTCGATTCGATATCTACCCTTATCTGGAGAGATATACTCAG GATGCTTCTGACAAAATCATCGAGCTAATGGAAGGCAAGCCTGATCTAATCATTGGTAACTACACTGACGGGAATTTAGTGGCATCATTAATGGCTAGAAAACTCGGGATAACTCTG GGAACAATTGCTCATGCACTGGAAAAGACTAAATATGAAGATTCTGACATCAAATTAAAGGAACTAGATCCAAAGTACCACTTTTCGTGCCAATTTACAGCTGATTTGATTGCAATGAATTCTGCAGATTTTGTTATCACAAGCACATATCAAGAAATAGCTGGAAG CAAAGACAGGCCAGGGCAATATGAAAGTCACAGTGCATTTACCCTTCCAGGGCTTTATAGAGTTGCTTCAGGCATCAATGTCTTTGATCCTAAATTTAACATTGCTGCTCCTGGGGCAGACCAGTCAGTATATTTCCCTTACACAGAAAAGCAGAAGCGTTTGACTGATTTCCGACCTGCCATTGAGAAGCTTCTTTTTAGTAAAGTGGATAATGACGAGCACAT TGGATATTTAGAAGACAGAACGAAGCCTATCCTCTTCACCATGGCAAGGCTGGACACAGTGAAGAACACAACTGGACTAACTGAATGGTTTGGCAAGAACAAGAAGCTCAGAAGCTTAGTGAACCTTGTTGTGGTTGGCGGTTCCTTTGATCCTACAAAATCCAAGGATAGAGAAGAAGCAGCTGAAATAAAAAAGATGCATGTACTGATAGAGAAATACCAGCTTAAGGGTCAGATTAGATGGATAGCAGCTCAGACTGACAGATACAGGAATAGCGAACTCTACCGCACAATAGCAGATTCAAAAGGAGCTTTTGTGCAGCCTGCTTTATATGAAGCATTTGGCCTTACAGTCATTGAAGCAATGAACTGTGGATTACCAACCTTCGCTACCAGCCAAGGCGGCCCTGCTGAGATTATTGTTGACGGGATTTCAGGCTTCCATATTGATCCAAATAATGGAGATGAATCAAGCAACAAAATTGCCAATTTTTTCCAGAAGTGCAAGGAGGATCCTGAGCATTGGAACAGGATTTCAGCCCAGGGTCTAAAGCGTATATATGAATG TTACACATGGAAGATCTATGCAAACAAGGTATTGAATATGGGGTCAATCTACACTTTTTGGAGGACATTGTACAAAGATCAGAAACAAGCAAAGCAAAGATACATCGATACTTTCTACAATCTCGAGTTCAGAAACTTG ATAAAAGATGTGCCGatcaaaattgatgaaaaaacaGAAGGACCAAAGGAGAGACCCGAGAGGGTGAAAGTTAAGCCACAGTTATCACAGAG GCGCTCACAATCAAGGTTGCAGAA GTTGTTTGGATCATCGAACAGCCAGTCATGA